The following nucleotide sequence is from Granulicella aggregans.
TGTATGCGCTGAAGCTTTTCAGAGGAACCTGAGGTCACGAACGAGGCAACATAGGTCTCTGAGATCGCTTTGCGAAACTCTGACAGCAGAGGCCCCAGAGACACCGGGTTCCCAGTGCCTTCATAGAGTGCATGCCCACCCGTCTCATCCGCCACCTGCGTCAGATAACTTTGTCCGCTGAAGCTCGCTCTCCCGCCGCGAAACCCTGCGTCGCCAAAGTAGATCGAGGAAACCGCGACGCCCGCCCTCTGCGCATCCTGTATCGCCGCCTGAACATAAGGGCTGTCCTGGTTCATGATGCTGGTGCTCCCGTTGTACGGATCGACGCCGTTAGTGACCATCAGCACAAACCTCGCGCCAGGACGAGATGAATCCGCTGGCCAGTGTTTCACGAACTCCGAGAGGCAGAAGTACGGACTTCCGCTGATCCCTGGCGATCCCAGCGGAAGACGAAAGCTCTTCGCCGCCGCTTCATGATCCGCCGTAAAACTCTGCGCGGTGAAGACGGACCCATTCCGCATGTACCCCACATAAATCTGCGATCCCTCAGGAAGCTCCTTGGTGAAGCCTTGCAAGGCGTCAAGCTGCGTTCCGATGGATTGGCGCAGACCTTCGTCGATCAGGATCGCTACCTGAACTCCTGTCGCCGGCACCTGCGACCAGCCGGTCAACTTCTCCTCTTTCCCGTTGACCTTGATCTTAATGTCCGAGATGGCCGGGATCTGATCGCCCTTTGAGCTCACGCCGACAAGCGCATCTGTCTGACGAGGACCCTCCACCTGCGCCATCGCGGCACTCGCGCTAAGTACAAGTGCTGCTGCCGAAACCAATACCTTCATCATTGCGGTATCCCGCCTTCCCTACTCCATAGGTTCGATGCGTTTGCGACCCGCGCGGCTCAACTAAGTCGAATCGCGTCGCAAACGATGCGGAAGTCTACTCCCCGCCAAACCTGTAAGTAAGACCGCCACGCGCGGTAAATGGAAGCGCCGGATAGCCGATCGGTCCGATGTGCTGCTGACCAAGAAGATTGTCGAGCTGGGTGAACAGCGTCAACTTCCGCGTTGCCGCAACGCTGGCGTGAGCATCGAGCTTCGCGTAACCGAAGTCGAGGTCGCGGTTCGGCAGCAGCAGCGTGTTGTCTCCGTTCAAATCAGCAAAGTCGAGGAAGGTCGAATCGTCGCTGCGGCTCGCGAGCGAACCCGTCATGCCAACTGAAAACTTGCTTACGGAATACTGGG
It contains:
- a CDS encoding vWA domain-containing protein, whose amino-acid sequence is MMKVLVSAAALVLSASAAMAQVEGPRQTDALVGVSSKGDQIPAISDIKIKVNGKEEKLTGWSQVPATGVQVAILIDEGLRQSIGTQLDALQGFTKELPEGSQIYVGYMRNGSVFTAQSFTADHEAAAKSFRLPLGSPGISGSPYFCLSEFVKHWPADSSRPGARFVLMVTNGVDPYNGSTSIMNQDSPYVQAAIQDAQRAGVAVSSIYFGDAGFRGGRASFSGQSYLTQVADETGGHALYEGTGNPVSLGPLLSEFRKAISETYVASFVTSGSSEKLQRIQTESSLHKVKLTAPQFVRAGNLEGVLAE